One part of the Polycyclovorans algicola TG408 genome encodes these proteins:
- a CDS encoding SDR family NAD(P)-dependent oxidoreductase, which produces MSNIEKLFSMQGKVALVTGAGSGMGARFAQVLADAGATVICAARRKDKLEATVSKITAAGGKAIALSVDVGDSTSVERLFDDAETAVGPVNVLVNAAAQVDFGLFPDVEDERWQNLINVNFSGIMRTSRSFSRRLIAAEKPGTIVNVTSIIAEQVMLGVPVYGSLKAAANHFTRSMARDMFDKGIRCNAIAPGYFLTDMVEAYFETDAGKADIERHPMKRLGRVEELDGALLLLASDASSFINGAVLSVDAGQVIQLH; this is translated from the coding sequence ATGTCGAATATCGAAAAGCTGTTCTCAATGCAGGGCAAGGTCGCGCTGGTCACCGGCGCGGGGAGCGGCATGGGCGCGCGCTTCGCTCAGGTGCTGGCCGACGCGGGGGCCACGGTGATCTGCGCGGCGCGCCGCAAGGACAAACTGGAGGCGACGGTCAGCAAAATCACCGCAGCGGGCGGCAAGGCCATCGCGCTGAGCGTCGACGTGGGCGACTCGACAAGCGTCGAGCGCCTGTTCGATGACGCCGAGACGGCCGTCGGCCCGGTCAACGTCCTGGTCAATGCCGCAGCCCAGGTCGACTTCGGCCTGTTCCCGGACGTTGAGGACGAGCGCTGGCAGAACCTGATCAATGTCAATTTCTCAGGAATCATGCGCACCTCGCGCAGTTTTTCACGTCGCCTGATCGCCGCCGAAAAACCCGGCACCATCGTCAACGTCACCTCGATCATCGCCGAGCAGGTAATGCTGGGCGTGCCGGTCTACGGCAGCCTCAAGGCGGCGGCCAACCATTTCACCCGGTCGATGGCACGCGACATGTTCGACAAGGGCATTCGCTGCAATGCCATCGCGCCCGGCTATTTCTTGACCGACATGGTGGAGGCCTACTTCGAAACCGACGCCGGCAAGGCCGACATCGAGCGCCACCCCATGAAACGGCTGGGCCGGGTCGAAGAACTCGACGGCGCACTGCTGTTGCTGGCCAGCGACGCCTCGTCGTTCATCAACGGCGCGGTGCTGAGCGTTGATGCGGGCCAGGTCATCCAACTGCACTGA
- a CDS encoding DUF1214 domain-containing protein, translating to MANTTQLAHLQFTEPAIWAEVVKVMGELDQLVWNDPLVTDDLTRAEGVRYLTRLIAGALPMTMELADANYPQFFHLLSTRIHWGLPATDCHYQWASVHGDNVYRISGDRGTARVFDIETRHDRFAHINDWKLHSRLTQFDVGPGNHVDIVLSRERPEGVRNWIELAPGQGEIIFRQYYYDWNTEQPARLSIVNENATYPPPALTTDAIANGLELFCDWLRQVPARFQQVVNSYYAAPANSMVFDAIDFGWKSLKYGKGIYQCAPDEALVLEVKLPQSYYWSIQLCSHFWEARDYHLRQTSLNGHQAHIDEDGMFRAVIAHGDPGIANWLDAGGHQRGLLAIRYYEPDSTPIPTVRRVKLSELETVLPSSTPRLTPEARQKALRNRAWSVARVGRE from the coding sequence ATGGCTAACACCACGCAACTGGCCCACCTGCAATTCACCGAGCCCGCCATCTGGGCCGAGGTCGTCAAGGTCATGGGCGAACTCGACCAGCTGGTCTGGAACGACCCGCTGGTCACCGACGACCTGACCCGCGCCGAAGGCGTGCGTTACCTGACGCGGCTGATCGCCGGCGCGCTGCCGATGACCATGGAGCTGGCCGATGCCAACTACCCCCAGTTCTTCCACCTGCTCAGCACGCGCATCCACTGGGGTCTGCCGGCCACCGATTGCCACTATCAATGGGCGTCGGTGCACGGTGACAACGTGTACCGCATCAGCGGTGATCGCGGCACCGCCCGGGTGTTCGACATCGAAACCCGGCATGACCGATTTGCACACATCAACGACTGGAAGCTGCACAGCCGATTGACGCAGTTCGACGTGGGCCCCGGCAATCACGTCGACATCGTCCTCAGCCGCGAGCGCCCCGAAGGCGTCCGCAACTGGATCGAACTGGCGCCCGGCCAGGGCGAAATCATCTTCCGCCAGTACTACTACGACTGGAACACCGAGCAGCCGGCGCGACTGAGCATCGTCAACGAGAACGCGACCTACCCACCGCCCGCACTGACCACCGACGCCATCGCCAACGGGTTGGAGCTGTTCTGCGACTGGCTGCGACAGGTCCCGGCACGCTTCCAGCAGGTGGTGAACTCTTACTACGCCGCACCAGCCAATTCGATGGTGTTCGACGCCATCGACTTCGGCTGGAAATCGCTGAAATACGGCAAGGGCATCTACCAATGCGCGCCCGACGAAGCGCTGGTGCTCGAAGTGAAGCTGCCCCAGTCGTATTACTGGAGCATCCAGCTCTGCAGCCACTTCTGGGAAGCCCGCGACTATCACCTGCGACAAACCTCGCTGAACGGGCATCAGGCGCACATCGACGAAGACGGCATGTTTCGCGCCGTCATCGCCCACGGCGACCCCGGCATTGCCAACTGGCTGGACGCCGGGGGACATCAACGCGGCCTGCTCGCAATCCGCTACTACGAGCCGGATTCAACGCCGATTCCCACCGTGCGTCGCGTGAAGCTGTCCGAGCTGGAAACGGTACTGCCCAGCTCGACGCCGCGCCTGACGCCAGAGGCCCGCCAGAAAGCCCTGCGCAACCGCGCCTGGTCGGTCGCCCGCGTCGGCCGCGAGTAA
- a CDS encoding sulfotransferase family protein: protein MTETTAAAPLPTTVPGLLAAARAATDLDDFGDQHFLVGLGTYVDDLAAHARLNATGQQMIYGGIVNMLVNRLRYVRDVKQHPEILAEQIVAPIVILGLPRTGTTKLQRVMSADPETQRLDYWRQINPAPFPDETPGKPTARIEAAQAVEQMLATQFPGWMARHPTEALEPDEELHLMHGSFECVIAWLFARTPNYYDHIMTCDPRPMYRHLHAQMQYLQWQDGGGRGRPWIMKSPCHTGAVDVLLETFPDAVLVHCHRDIQKILPSITALIQEARNIGSDHGDPKVLGTEMLDYWGRSMDRYLEVRDQLPAGRILDLQFEEVVGDVIETIRRIYALAGRTLTTEAVAAFEAYEARRPDHHFGSYTYSAAEFGFTAERIEQRFSAYQARFITPPTSTTEKAHG from the coding sequence ATGACTGAAACAACCGCAGCGGCACCGCTTCCGACCACCGTTCCCGGATTGCTGGCGGCCGCACGCGCAGCGACCGACCTCGATGATTTTGGCGATCAGCACTTCCTGGTCGGCCTCGGGACGTATGTCGACGACCTCGCCGCCCACGCTCGTCTCAACGCCACAGGCCAGCAGATGATCTATGGCGGCATCGTCAACATGTTGGTCAACCGGCTGCGCTACGTTCGGGACGTGAAGCAGCATCCGGAGATTCTGGCCGAGCAGATCGTCGCGCCCATCGTGATTCTGGGGCTACCACGCACCGGGACCACCAAGTTGCAGCGCGTGATGTCGGCCGACCCCGAGACCCAGCGCCTCGATTACTGGCGTCAGATCAACCCCGCACCGTTTCCTGACGAGACCCCCGGCAAGCCGACGGCCCGCATCGAAGCTGCGCAGGCGGTGGAGCAGATGCTCGCCACCCAGTTTCCCGGGTGGATGGCCCGGCACCCCACCGAAGCTTTGGAGCCCGACGAAGAACTGCACCTGATGCACGGCTCGTTCGAGTGCGTCATTGCTTGGCTGTTCGCGCGCACGCCCAATTATTACGACCACATCATGACCTGCGACCCGCGCCCCATGTACCGCCATCTGCACGCGCAGATGCAGTACCTGCAGTGGCAGGACGGCGGCGGTCGAGGACGGCCGTGGATCATGAAGTCGCCCTGTCACACCGGCGCGGTGGACGTGTTGCTGGAAACCTTTCCCGATGCGGTGCTGGTGCACTGTCATCGCGACATCCAGAAAATCCTGCCGTCGATCACCGCGCTGATCCAGGAGGCGCGGAATATCGGCAGTGATCACGGCGACCCCAAGGTGCTGGGCACCGAAATGCTCGACTACTGGGGCCGGTCGATGGACCGTTATCTGGAGGTTCGCGACCAACTGCCCGCCGGTCGCATTCTCGACCTGCAGTTCGAAGAAGTCGTTGGCGACGTGATCGAGACCATCCGCCGCATCTACGCCTTGGCAGGTCGTACCCTCACCACTGAGGCGGTTGCCGCTTTCGAGGCCTACGAGGCGCGCCGGCCCGACCACCACTTCGGCAGTTACACCTATTCCGCCGCCGAGTTCGGCTTCACAGCCGAACGCATTGAACAGCGCTTCTCGGCCTACCAGGCGCGATTCATCACCCCACCCACGTCCACCACGGAGAAGGCGCATGGCTAA
- a CDS encoding AraC family transcriptional regulator, whose product MTNKSGLRGVEAYARACHSRPQLVRRGQSRDGIGLYGWQMPTTREVHIPQTQELTLSVHLGGARRVRVYTEAGWSQTFSRPGDITLIPRGQSIHYRTDGWVDFATVHFPARSGCVASDRVGKGLLNLPHCVFALRDAYAVATVQTLMRATSAASPDDRRYFAKLLDALAWHLARVVDAGNAETVQLPAARSTPEATQTLANLDAVVEWIDANLAEKLSLDALAARAGLGRTGFTQQFTRRFGCSPHRFIMQRRIERARALLEAGQQRVTDIAYELGFSSQSHFSTAYKAFTGQLPREVFARAIR is encoded by the coding sequence ATGACCAACAAATCAGGACTGCGCGGCGTAGAGGCCTATGCTCGGGCGTGTCACAGCCGCCCACAATTGGTGCGGCGGGGGCAATCTCGAGACGGCATTGGGCTGTACGGCTGGCAAATGCCGACGACGCGCGAAGTGCACATTCCCCAGACCCAAGAGCTGACCCTGTCGGTCCATCTGGGCGGCGCACGCCGGGTTCGCGTGTACACCGAAGCGGGCTGGAGCCAGACTTTTTCGCGGCCCGGCGACATCACGCTGATCCCCCGCGGGCAATCCATCCACTACCGCACCGACGGTTGGGTCGATTTCGCGACGGTGCATTTCCCCGCGCGGTCGGGGTGCGTGGCGAGCGATCGCGTGGGCAAGGGCCTGCTGAACCTGCCGCATTGCGTGTTCGCGCTGCGCGACGCCTACGCGGTGGCCACCGTGCAAACCCTGATGCGCGCAACGTCGGCGGCGTCCCCCGACGACCGGCGTTACTTCGCCAAGCTGCTGGATGCGCTGGCTTGGCACCTTGCGCGCGTGGTCGATGCCGGCAACGCCGAAACCGTGCAACTGCCGGCCGCGCGATCGACGCCCGAGGCGACTCAGACCCTCGCCAATCTTGATGCGGTAGTGGAATGGATCGATGCCAACCTCGCCGAAAAACTCAGCCTCGACGCGCTGGCCGCCCGCGCTGGCCTTGGTCGCACAGGCTTCACGCAACAGTTCACACGCCGCTTTGGCTGCTCGCCGCACCGCTTCATCATGCAGCGACGCATCGAGCGGGCGCGTGCCCTGCTGGAGGCGGGGCAGCAGCGCGTCACCGACATCGCCTACGAACTGGGCTTCAGCAGCCAGTCGCACTTCTCCACTGCCTACAAGGCGTTCACCGGCCAACTGCCGCGCGAGGTTTTCGCCCGCGCGATCCGCTGA
- a CDS encoding DUF4286 family protein: MVRSLFLVLSDSTSPETDGEFNRWYSEQHLQDVSKVPGVISATRYRIEKGVTVLPGVNADRHAYVAIYEIEAKTTEELETFAAALRKGIDSGAVDISPTLDFQGVTGSLCVPITPRVTKEG, from the coding sequence GTGGTCCGATCCCTCTTTCTGGTGCTGTCCGATTCCACCTCCCCGGAGACCGACGGCGAATTCAATCGCTGGTATTCCGAACAGCATCTTCAGGACGTCTCGAAAGTGCCTGGCGTGATTTCTGCAACGCGTTACCGCATCGAAAAAGGCGTGACCGTGCTGCCGGGCGTCAACGCCGACCGCCACGCTTACGTCGCCATCTACGAGATTGAAGCCAAGACCACCGAAGAGCTGGAAACCTTTGCTGCGGCGCTACGAAAGGGCATCGACTCGGGTGCAGTGGACATCAGCCCGACGCTCGATTTTCAGGGTGTGACCGGTAGCCTGTGCGTGCCGATCACGCCGCGCGTCACCAAGGAAGGATGA